In the Leptospira selangorensis genome, one interval contains:
- a CDS encoding sensor histidine kinase: MNVISTMSLVTFFLYAASLAILIKSILKNRIMFGPGVFAAAALITGFFVCISNFLEHSGISDILDDYEGFAKDLFVMFLLIFLYVDSMHREQAKREKDQKRIQNELREKALLLTEIHHRVNNNLQIVSSLLSMQRANKEDENISEALRIAQNRIQSIAKIHQIIYDSNNLLQIGADSILDPVIQNLENTYKNKSGKISVNIEIDKNIKLDPDTAMPLGLILNELVTNSLKHAFCEGENGEISVRLEQDDKNLILLVSDSGKGIEDPANQTEGIGMKLVESLVLQIRGSVLVDSKAGMSVKIVVPKEGKPSIVFSLP; the protein is encoded by the coding sequence ATGAACGTTATATCTACCATGAGCTTGGTGACTTTTTTCCTATATGCGGCTTCTTTAGCTATATTGATCAAAAGTATATTAAAAAATCGTATTATGTTTGGGCCGGGGGTATTTGCGGCAGCGGCACTTATTACCGGATTTTTCGTATGTATTTCCAATTTTTTGGAACATTCGGGTATCAGCGATATTTTGGATGATTACGAAGGATTTGCTAAGGATCTTTTCGTGATGTTCCTTTTGATCTTTTTATACGTGGACTCCATGCATAGAGAACAGGCAAAAAGGGAGAAGGACCAGAAAAGAATACAAAACGAACTTAGAGAAAAAGCATTATTACTTACCGAGATCCATCATAGGGTAAATAATAATTTACAGATAGTTTCGAGTCTTCTTTCCATGCAGAGAGCAAATAAGGAGGACGAAAATATTTCTGAAGCTCTGAGGATTGCCCAGAATAGGATCCAATCTATAGCTAAGATCCATCAGATTATCTATGATTCTAATAATCTTTTACAAATCGGGGCCGATTCTATTTTAGATCCGGTAATTCAGAATCTGGAAAATACTTATAAAAATAAATCCGGCAAAATTTCAGTTAATATAGAAATAGATAAGAATATCAAATTGGATCCGGATACTGCGATGCCTCTGGGTTTGATTTTAAATGAACTCGTTACAAATTCCTTGAAACATGCATTTTGTGAAGGAGAGAACGGTGAAATTTCCGTCCGATTAGAACAGGATGATAAAAATCTAATATTGCTCGTTTCCGATTCCGGAAAAGGGATCGAAGACCCGGCCAACCAAACGGAAGGGATCGGAATGAAACTAGTGGAAAGTTTAGTTCTGCAGATAAGGGGAAGTGTACTTGTGGATTCTAAAGCAGGAATGTCCGTTAAGATTGTTGTTCCTAAGGAAGGAAAACCCAGTATAGTATTTTCTCTTCCTTAG
- a CDS encoding YhjD/YihY/BrkB family envelope integrity protein: MNSHPNTKYSRFFDYIPDAGLGRKLNFTVRVLAASAYRFVKDECLIKASGISYTTIVSLIPMLVVALSLLTITSGLDNRKEEIFDKINAFFLVSNINLDINPYLDTLGELIDAARQIGAIGFILLVFSATTVLRSLENSFNSIWRIEEKRSVLQEFVFYFFVLSIGPLLLVIGDNLAKKVTDVFRPPHYLSMDKDPENHIWIAGENGTLFRMDSGLKQDYYLDEKDIDLKNIRCLDSFGVRVDFCEKPDISKENFVRVSIKDGKVYALSEKGLFLSKPVDGSVWNAIFFDNSNFKDFEYINEGNFYLIFSNGEVLHFFTQGRSYKPVFTNVLKIRANRVYFPEPYLGYIVDEDGNVWKSEDGGYTWNATKITGHGLKDIHRIRPGEFFVTGERGSVFKTEDGGYSWKNLSHKRYTFTKVWSIENEESADIFLLDALGNILVSIDGGEHWNTFYIPAKGKVFASGLLDRSENGRFRLLNIGEYKKISLSEYKDVKYETIILQGGESVFSPYNILKFFFPLIGIWLFFLALFTLIPNTKVPIRASAWGAGFTSVIFLIFLYGFQVYITSFSETTMIVYKALASIPIFLIGVYSLSLIVLFGAEVTACVQYPERYYAPFQLIEEHHTSFSYEFRKLIGVLKAVYSVQKENKIAPRNGDLAIKSGLHAEEIPRLTKTLSEAGLLVETNEGGAWLPVVSGEDLTLGDFYRRVPEPLLKEDPSFHVYPDKVREKMDKAETSLQKDLDAISFRDLIE, translated from the coding sequence ATGAATTCTCATCCGAATACGAAGTATAGTAGATTTTTTGATTATATTCCGGACGCAGGTTTAGGAAGAAAACTGAACTTCACGGTCCGAGTTTTGGCCGCATCCGCCTACCGTTTTGTCAAAGACGAATGTCTTATCAAGGCTTCCGGTATTTCTTATACTACGATCGTTTCCTTGATCCCGATGCTTGTTGTGGCGCTTTCTCTCCTAACAATCACTTCCGGGTTGGATAATCGTAAGGAAGAAATATTCGATAAAATTAATGCATTTTTCCTAGTCAGTAATATCAATTTGGATATCAATCCTTACTTGGATACCTTGGGAGAATTGATCGATGCCGCTAGACAGATCGGTGCAATCGGTTTTATTCTTTTAGTATTCTCCGCAACTACAGTATTAAGATCTTTAGAAAATTCTTTTAACTCCATCTGGAGAATAGAAGAAAAAAGATCCGTTCTACAAGAATTCGTATTTTACTTTTTTGTACTTTCTATTGGCCCCCTACTCCTTGTGATCGGAGACAATCTGGCCAAGAAAGTGACCGATGTCTTCCGCCCTCCTCATTATCTAAGTATGGACAAGGATCCGGAAAATCATATCTGGATCGCAGGTGAGAATGGTACACTTTTTCGAATGGATTCCGGCCTCAAACAGGACTATTATTTGGATGAAAAGGATATTGATCTTAAAAATATCCGTTGTTTGGATTCTTTCGGAGTTCGCGTAGATTTTTGCGAAAAGCCTGATATCTCCAAAGAGAATTTCGTAAGAGTCTCCATCAAAGACGGGAAAGTATATGCGCTTTCCGAAAAAGGTTTATTCCTTTCCAAACCGGTAGACGGCTCCGTATGGAATGCGATCTTTTTTGATAATTCTAATTTTAAAGATTTTGAATATATCAACGAAGGGAATTTTTATCTGATTTTTTCCAATGGAGAAGTCCTACATTTTTTCACCCAAGGAAGAAGTTACAAACCGGTATTCACAAATGTGCTTAAGATCCGAGCGAATCGGGTTTATTTTCCGGAACCTTACCTGGGTTATATCGTAGATGAAGACGGAAATGTTTGGAAAAGTGAAGATGGTGGTTATACTTGGAATGCAACCAAGATCACAGGTCACGGCTTAAAAGATATACATCGGATCCGACCTGGGGAATTTTTTGTAACCGGAGAAAGAGGTTCCGTTTTCAAAACGGAAGATGGCGGTTATTCCTGGAAAAACCTCAGCCATAAAAGATACACATTTACGAAAGTCTGGTCCATAGAAAACGAAGAATCCGCAGATATTTTCCTTTTAGATGCTCTCGGTAATATCTTAGTTTCCATAGACGGCGGAGAACATTGGAATACTTTTTATATCCCTGCAAAAGGTAAAGTATTCGCCTCAGGATTATTGGACAGAAGTGAGAATGGAAGATTCAGATTATTGAATATAGGCGAATATAAAAAAATCAGTCTTTCGGAATATAAGGATGTCAAATACGAAACAATCATCCTACAAGGAGGAGAATCAGTATTCTCACCTTATAATATTCTAAAATTCTTCTTTCCTCTGATAGGGATCTGGCTGTTTTTTTTGGCATTATTCACTTTAATCCCGAATACAAAAGTCCCGATCAGGGCATCCGCTTGGGGGGCCGGTTTTACAAGTGTGATCTTTTTGATCTTCTTATACGGATTCCAGGTATATATCACATCCTTCTCCGAAACCACAATGATCGTGTATAAGGCACTCGCATCTATTCCTATCTTCCTGATAGGAGTGTATTCATTATCATTGATCGTTCTATTCGGAGCAGAAGTTACAGCCTGTGTACAATATCCGGAAAGATACTACGCACCTTTCCAATTGATAGAAGAACATCATACTTCTTTTAGTTATGAATTCAGAAAGCTGATCGGAGTTTTGAAAGCGGTCTACTCTGTTCAGAAAGAAAATAAGATAGCCCCTCGAAATGGGGATCTTGCAATCAAATCAGGACTTCATGCGGAAGAAATCCCAAGGCTCACTAAAACATTATCTGAAGCGGGACTTTTAGTGGAAACAAACGAAGGTGGAGCCTGGTTGCCTGTGGTTTCCGGAGAAGATCTGACTTTGGGTGATTTTTATCGTAGGGTACCCGAACCTCTTTTAAAAGAAGATCCTTCTTTTCATGTATATCCGGATAAGGTTCGGGAAAAAATGGATAAGGCGGAAACTTCTCTGCAAAAAGATCTGGATGCGATTAGTTTTAGAGATCTGATAGAATAA
- a CDS encoding class I SAM-dependent methyltransferase, with translation MDLSRPKIIQEECPLKGDCNWEPLYRSEFGNFDLSIQVCKTCGFQAQFPRPEPESLYTEEYYTGDKGFTYRDERQTEKFDRYVWFARLKNISKFKSSGNFLDIGCSFGGFLECAKEKGFVPYGVEISPYSAKQAEARGFKVWQGQFLDVEIPENFFDVITLIEVIEHLENPKEVFNKLARVLKPGGLLLIQTANFDAWQAMEAGKNYHYYLPGHVYYYSAKILRKILAMRGFERQITYLGVDFPLSAKLLKSRGSFSSWKDYLKWFRISFYHFKSKLSKKGIPLTSSMVHYAIKK, from the coding sequence TTGGATCTTTCTCGCCCAAAAATAATCCAAGAAGAATGTCCTCTTAAAGGGGACTGCAATTGGGAACCTTTATATAGATCCGAATTCGGTAACTTCGATCTTTCCATCCAAGTTTGTAAAACCTGCGGGTTCCAAGCTCAATTCCCGAGACCTGAACCTGAATCATTATATACGGAAGAATATTATACGGGTGATAAAGGATTTACCTACAGGGACGAAAGACAGACTGAAAAATTCGATCGATATGTTTGGTTTGCTCGTTTAAAAAATATTTCCAAATTCAAATCTTCCGGAAACTTCTTAGATATCGGCTGTTCTTTCGGCGGTTTTTTAGAATGCGCTAAAGAAAAAGGTTTTGTGCCTTATGGTGTGGAAATTTCTCCCTATTCCGCCAAACAAGCGGAAGCGAGAGGTTTTAAGGTTTGGCAGGGCCAATTCTTAGATGTAGAAATTCCTGAAAATTTTTTTGATGTGATCACACTCATCGAAGTTATAGAACATTTAGAAAATCCAAAGGAAGTATTCAATAAACTTGCAAGGGTCCTGAAGCCGGGCGGATTACTTCTCATACAGACCGCAAATTTTGATGCCTGGCAGGCAATGGAAGCGGGCAAAAATTATCACTATTATCTTCCCGGCCATGTGTATTATTATTCTGCAAAAATCCTTCGGAAAATTCTTGCCATGAGAGGATTCGAAAGACAGATTACTTACCTCGGAGTGGACTTCCCTCTTTCTGCCAAACTTTTAAAATCAAGGGGAAGTTTTTCAAGTTGGAAGGATTATTTAAAATGGTTTCGGATCTCTTTCTACCATTTCAAAAGTAAACTTTCTAAAAAAGGAATACCGCTCACTTCTTCTATGGTGCATTACGCGATTAAGAAATGA
- a CDS encoding class I SAM-dependent methyltransferase, protein MKPADHPSKEAWETHYTRPKAKLSYPDENLVRMISKFPSSSSSPKALDFGTGSGRHCVLLKDFGYEVYAADYSENSVQSVKESYPWAKTFLLNSPPYPFADENFDLIVSWGVLHYNSPDLAKSMLDDTFRILKKGGYLAASVRAEGDTHLKAEKGKIGTADLAGGATWFYSKEDVQTLLKNFSSFEIGYTERTPLGKLDERICHWIFLAQK, encoded by the coding sequence ATGAAGCCCGCTGATCATCCTTCCAAAGAAGCTTGGGAAACTCATTATACTAGACCTAAAGCAAAACTTTCTTATCCGGATGAGAACTTAGTCAGAATGATCTCAAAGTTCCCTTCTTCTTCCTCTTCTCCCAAAGCATTGGATTTTGGGACCGGCTCAGGAAGACATTGTGTTCTTCTAAAAGATTTTGGATACGAAGTGTATGCCGCGGATTACAGCGAGAATTCTGTTCAGTCCGTTAAGGAATCTTATCCCTGGGCAAAAACTTTTCTTTTGAATTCTCCCCCCTATCCTTTTGCAGATGAAAATTTTGATCTTATTGTAAGCTGGGGAGTCCTACATTATAATTCTCCGGATCTCGCAAAATCTATGTTAGATGATACTTTTCGTATTTTAAAAAAAGGCGGCTATCTGGCGGCTTCCGTTAGAGCGGAAGGTGATACTCATTTGAAAGCGGAAAAAGGTAAAATAGGAACTGCGGATCTTGCGGGCGGCGCAACCTGGTTCTATTCCAAAGAAGATGTGCAAACTCTTCTAAAAAATTTTTCTTCTTTTGAGATCGGTTATACGGAGAGAACTCCATTAGGAAAATTGGATGAGAGGATTTGTCATTGGATCTTTCTCGCCCAAAAATAA
- a CDS encoding ATP-grasp domain-containing protein, with the protein MKKKGYFLSLGAGKNQVPLISAARALGLEVAAVDKNDKAPGFAMASLRIIESTFEYRRILRAVAENPLPTPIIGVGTRSFGKATYSTAYLAEKLKLKYASTESVLKFSDKQILKETLAPKGIRVPREIPASEIKARSKSFPYPWILKPSQGSGKSGIQLVESDSDLKSLSNVLSPKKQSKAKTAANSPHPETWLLEEYIPGPEYTVLGLVDDSDFHLVNISLKETSSFPPFLEAAHRLPFPKSELEGEIKMLCRAIVKATGLKNCPFVAEFRSDENGDLVLIEAAPEVGGEYLADVLVPGYSGYDYFTNLVKLLVGEPIIPPPSSLEIPKKLKSQVRFDIPPRGVSVLKSWENFPTSYGETILLNQNLKEPGSKLDTSLGNETRTRVLCLRSKASSSEEEWNGSVKNRLKAEYEAR; encoded by the coding sequence ATGAAGAAAAAAGGGTATTTTCTCTCCTTAGGAGCCGGTAAAAACCAGGTACCCTTGATCTCTGCCGCAAGAGCCCTCGGCTTAGAAGTTGCCGCAGTAGACAAAAACGATAAGGCTCCAGGTTTCGCGATGGCGAGCCTACGGATCATCGAATCTACATTCGAATACAGAAGGATCTTAAGAGCGGTTGCCGAAAATCCCCTCCCCACCCCGATCATAGGAGTCGGAACAAGATCTTTTGGCAAAGCTACTTATAGCACGGCATATCTTGCGGAAAAATTAAAGCTGAAGTATGCAAGCACGGAATCTGTATTAAAATTTTCTGATAAACAAATTTTAAAAGAGACCTTGGCTCCGAAAGGGATCAGGGTCCCGAGAGAAATTCCTGCTTCCGAGATCAAAGCCAGGTCTAAATCTTTTCCTTATCCTTGGATCTTAAAACCTAGCCAAGGTAGCGGTAAGTCCGGCATCCAACTCGTGGAATCCGACTCGGATCTGAAATCACTTTCTAATGTATTATCTCCCAAAAAACAATCCAAAGCAAAAACTGCAGCGAATTCTCCTCATCCTGAAACCTGGCTTTTAGAAGAATATATTCCAGGTCCTGAATATACTGTTTTAGGATTAGTGGATGATTCCGATTTTCATCTTGTAAATATTTCTCTGAAGGAAACTTCTTCTTTTCCTCCTTTTTTAGAAGCCGCTCATAGACTTCCCTTTCCTAAATCGGAATTGGAAGGTGAGATCAAGATGTTATGCAGAGCTATCGTTAAAGCAACCGGTCTGAAAAACTGTCCTTTTGTGGCGGAGTTTAGATCGGATGAAAATGGGGATCTTGTATTGATTGAAGCCGCTCCGGAAGTCGGTGGAGAATATCTGGCTGATGTTCTTGTCCCAGGCTATTCCGGTTACGATTATTTCACTAATTTAGTAAAACTTTTGGTGGGAGAGCCGATTATTCCTCCTCCTTCTAGTTTAGAAATTCCTAAAAAACTAAAATCTCAAGTTCGTTTTGATATTCCGCCCAGAGGCGTTTCCGTTCTGAAATCCTGGGAAAATTTTCCTACAAGCTATGGTGAAACAATTCTTCTGAACCAAAACTTAAAAGAGCCCGGTTCTAAATTGGATACTTCTTTAGGAAATGAAACAAGGACCAGAGTTCTTTGTTTAAGATCCAAGGCATCTTCTTCTGAAGAAGAATGGAATGGTTCCGTGAAAAATCGTTTGAAGGCGGAATATGAAGCCCGCTGA
- a CDS encoding flagellar hook-basal body protein: MLRGMYTGSNGMIVQQTRMDVISNNLANVDKTAFKRDTTLFKTFPELLIHRFSEDGVGKVPMGSFDTAPVVGKLGLGAEVNEIYTRFEQGAVKKTDNPFDMMLQDRPGTEHPAFFSILTNRGERLSRSGAFVLDTNGYLVTPQGFPLMGENGPIKVARGNFLIRENGEVWINGEIGNDPRNSTGTDKNKFETPVLLDRIKIRTVENPRHLDKEGDSFYNDTPESGEPRPFLLEEEPNLLQGYLEASNVSVVTEMVEMIEVNRSYEANQKTVQTQDQMLGKLLNDVLR, translated from the coding sequence ATGTTAAGAGGAATGTACACCGGATCCAATGGGATGATCGTGCAACAGACACGCATGGACGTGATCTCTAACAATCTTGCGAATGTGGACAAAACCGCATTCAAAAGGGACACAACGTTGTTCAAAACTTTTCCTGAACTTTTGATCCATAGATTCAGCGAAGATGGTGTGGGTAAGGTTCCGATGGGCTCGTTCGACACTGCTCCAGTGGTCGGCAAACTAGGATTAGGTGCCGAGGTAAATGAAATTTATACAAGATTCGAACAAGGTGCTGTGAAGAAGACAGACAATCCTTTCGACATGATGTTGCAAGATAGGCCAGGTACGGAACATCCTGCTTTCTTCAGTATTTTAACGAATAGAGGTGAAAGACTTTCTCGTTCGGGTGCATTCGTTTTGGATACGAATGGTTATTTGGTTACCCCTCAAGGTTTTCCTCTAATGGGTGAGAATGGTCCGATCAAAGTTGCTCGAGGCAATTTTTTGATCAGAGAGAATGGAGAAGTTTGGATTAACGGTGAGATCGGTAATGATCCTCGTAATTCTACCGGTACTGATAAGAATAAATTTGAAACTCCTGTTCTTTTGGATCGTATCAAGATCCGTACTGTGGAAAATCCTCGTCATTTGGATAAAGAAGGGGACTCTTTCTATAATGATACTCCCGAGTCGGGCGAACCAAGACCTTTTCTTTTGGAAGAAGAACCGAATCTTCTGCAAGGTTATTTAGAAGCTTCCAATGTAAGTGTCGTGACCGAAATGGTGGAAATGATAGAAGTGAACCGCTCTTACGAGGCAAATCAGAAAACCGTTCAGACTCAGGATCAGATGTTAGGTAAACTTCTGAATGATGTTCTGAGGTAG